The following are from one region of the Jatrophihabitans telluris genome:
- the clpB gene encoding ATP-dependent chaperone ClpB, whose amino-acid sequence MTMDLTTRSQQAISTAVRSAAERGNPAVEPSHLAAALLDDEQGLTRPILQAVGIDPANLARSVDALMSKLPSAAGSTVSAPQASRNLHTVLSTAERIAKDATDEYVSGEHLLLALAEVDSDAAVALRAAGATPEALRAAFTQVRGSSRVTTADPEATYQALEKYGQDLTARAREGKLDPVIGRDSEIRRVVQVLSRRTKNNPVLIGEPGVGKTAVVEGLAQRIVAGDVPESLRGKTLISLDLGSMVAGAKYRGEFEERLKAVLNEIKDSDGQIVTFIDELHTVVGAGATGEGAMDAGNMLKPMLARGELRMIGATTLDEFREHIEKDPALERRFQQVLVGEPSVEDTIGILRGLAGRYEAHHKVQIADGALVAAATLSDRYITSRFLPDKAIDLIDEAASRLRMEIDSRPVEIDELQRSVDRLKMEEMALARESDPASIQRLEVLRAELADRSEELNALNARWEREKTGLNRVGDLKEKLDELRTQVERAQRDGDFETASRLLYGDIPATEKELEGASALEEAVTDGDVLVKEEVTADDIAEVVAAWTGIPAGRLMEGETAKLLRMEDALGRRVKGQRQAVQAVSDAVRRARAGISDPNRPTGSFLFLGPTGVGKTELAKALAEFLFDDERAMVRIDMSEYSEKHSVARLVGAPPGYVGYDEGGQLTEAVRRRPYSVVLFDEVEKAHPDVFDVLLQVLDDGRLTDGPGRTVDFRNVILVLTSNLGSQLLVAELAELDSDPLVARAKRSDLVLEVVRAHFKPEFLNRLDDIVVFDQLTTEELAGIVDVQLASLGARLAGRRLTLSVTETGREWLALNGFDPLYGARPLRRLIQTAIGDQLAKQLIAGEITDGDTVSIDVNDDRSGLVISAS is encoded by the coding sequence CTGACCATGGACCTGACCACTCGCAGCCAGCAAGCGATCTCGACCGCTGTGCGCAGCGCCGCGGAGCGAGGCAACCCGGCCGTCGAGCCGTCTCACCTGGCCGCCGCGCTTCTCGATGACGAGCAGGGCCTGACCCGTCCGATCCTGCAGGCCGTGGGCATAGACCCGGCGAACCTAGCGCGGTCCGTGGACGCCCTGATGTCCAAGCTGCCCTCGGCCGCCGGTTCCACGGTGTCCGCCCCGCAGGCCAGCCGCAATTTGCACACCGTCCTCAGCACCGCCGAGCGCATCGCCAAGGACGCGACCGACGAGTACGTCTCGGGCGAACACCTGCTGCTCGCGCTGGCCGAGGTCGACTCCGACGCCGCGGTCGCACTCAGGGCCGCCGGCGCCACGCCCGAAGCCCTGCGCGCCGCGTTCACTCAGGTGCGCGGTTCCTCACGCGTGACCACCGCCGACCCCGAGGCCACCTACCAGGCGCTGGAGAAGTACGGCCAGGACCTCACCGCCCGCGCGCGCGAAGGCAAGCTGGACCCCGTCATCGGACGTGACTCGGAAATCCGCCGAGTCGTCCAGGTGCTGTCCCGCCGGACGAAGAACAACCCTGTCCTGATCGGTGAACCGGGCGTCGGCAAGACCGCCGTCGTCGAGGGCCTGGCCCAGCGCATCGTCGCCGGCGACGTCCCGGAGAGCCTGCGCGGCAAGACCCTGATCTCGCTCGACCTCGGTTCGATGGTCGCCGGGGCCAAGTACCGCGGCGAATTCGAAGAGCGACTCAAGGCGGTGCTCAACGAGATCAAGGACTCCGACGGCCAGATCGTCACCTTCATTGACGAACTGCACACCGTGGTCGGCGCCGGGGCAACCGGTGAGGGCGCCATGGACGCGGGCAACATGCTCAAGCCGATGCTGGCCCGCGGCGAACTGCGCATGATCGGCGCGACCACCCTGGACGAGTTCCGCGAGCACATCGAGAAGGACCCCGCCCTGGAGCGGCGGTTCCAGCAGGTACTCGTCGGCGAACCATCCGTCGAAGACACGATCGGCATCCTGCGCGGGCTGGCGGGCCGTTACGAAGCCCACCACAAGGTGCAGATCGCCGACGGCGCACTCGTTGCCGCGGCTACGCTGTCCGACCGCTACATCACGAGCCGGTTCCTGCCCGACAAGGCCATCGACCTCATCGACGAGGCGGCCTCGCGGCTGCGGATGGAGATCGATTCCCGGCCGGTGGAGATCGATGAGCTGCAACGCTCGGTCGACCGGCTCAAGATGGAGGAGATGGCCCTGGCGCGCGAGAGTGACCCCGCCTCGATCCAGCGCCTCGAGGTGCTGCGGGCCGAACTGGCCGATCGCAGCGAGGAACTGAACGCGCTCAACGCCCGCTGGGAGCGGGAGAAGACCGGACTGAACCGGGTGGGCGATCTGAAGGAGAAGCTCGACGAGTTGCGCACCCAGGTCGAGCGGGCACAGCGCGACGGTGACTTCGAAACCGCCTCACGGCTGCTCTACGGCGACATCCCGGCCACCGAGAAGGAGCTGGAGGGCGCCTCTGCGCTGGAAGAGGCGGTCACCGATGGCGACGTGCTCGTCAAGGAAGAGGTAACCGCCGACGACATCGCCGAAGTGGTCGCGGCCTGGACCGGAATTCCCGCCGGTCGGCTCATGGAAGGCGAAACCGCCAAGCTGTTGCGGATGGAGGACGCCCTCGGACGTCGCGTCAAGGGCCAGCGGCAAGCCGTCCAGGCGGTCTCGGACGCGGTTCGACGCGCCCGGGCCGGGATCTCTGACCCCAACCGTCCCACCGGATCGTTCCTGTTCCTCGGCCCCACGGGCGTCGGCAAGACGGAGCTGGCCAAGGCGCTGGCCGAGTTCCTGTTCGACGACGAACGTGCCATGGTGCGCATCGACATGAGCGAGTACTCCGAGAAGCACTCGGTTGCCCGCCTGGTCGGCGCACCGCCCGGTTACGTCGGTTACGACGAAGGTGGGCAGCTCACCGAGGCCGTCCGGCGCCGGCCCTACAGTGTCGTGCTGTTCGACGAGGTCGAAAAGGCACACCCGGACGTGTTCGACGTCCTGCTGCAGGTGCTCGACGACGGACGCCTCACCGACGGACCGGGCCGGACGGTCGACTTCCGCAACGTGATCCTGGTGCTGACGTCCAACCTCGGCTCGCAGCTGCTGGTGGCCGAGCTGGCGGAGCTGGACAGCGACCCGCTCGTCGCTCGTGCCAAGCGCAGCGATCTGGTGCTCGAGGTCGTCCGAGCACACTTCAAGCCCGAGTTCCTGAACCGGCTCGATGACATCGTCGTCTTCGATCAGCTCACCACCGAGGAGCTGGCCGGCATCGTCGACGTGCAGCTGGCCTCGTTGGGCGCCCGGCTCGCTGGTCGCCGGCTGACCCTGTCCGTGACCGAGACCGGGCGTGAATGGCTCGCGCTCAACGGGTTCGACCCGCTGTACGGGGCACGTCCGCTGCGTCGGCTGATCCAGACCGCGATCGGGGACCAACTCGCGAAGCAGCTCATCGCGGGCGAGATCACCGACGGGGACACCGTGTCGATCGACGTGAACGACGACCGGAGCGGCCTGGTCATCAGCGCGAGCTGA
- a CDS encoding RDD family protein yields MTQWGNDPDQPDKGHEGNQQPPSDPWGAPPSQSAQPPASDPWGPPSQSEPPQNQPSQSEPPQNQPPQNQPPQSDPWGAPPQQPDYGQQPQPGYAPPPQPGYGQPQYGQPQYGQPQYGQPQQPQYGQPQYGQPQYGQPAYGQPQYGQPQYGQPGAYPAAPGYNPAAYGQPGLVAFANGAQAKLATGMQRFLARLIDSVVYLLLYVIFLAIGIAGSGSGLGHLYGVVFFAVLVYYLYESVTVGMSGQTLGMKALSLKVVRDQDGGAIGMGKAFLRALLPTLGLFICGLLAILIWVSPFFDGSKRLQGWHDKIAGDFVIALK; encoded by the coding sequence ATGACGCAGTGGGGAAACGACCCCGATCAGCCGGACAAGGGGCATGAGGGAAACCAGCAGCCCCCGTCAGACCCGTGGGGAGCGCCGCCGAGCCAGTCCGCCCAGCCTCCTGCGTCCGACCCGTGGGGCCCGCCGTCCCAGAGCGAACCACCGCAGAACCAGCCGTCCCAGAGCGAACCACCTCAGAACCAGCCGCCTCAGAACCAGCCGCCCCAGTCCGACCCGTGGGGCGCGCCGCCCCAGCAACCGGACTACGGGCAGCAGCCCCAGCCCGGCTATGCGCCGCCGCCGCAGCCCGGCTACGGCCAGCCGCAGTACGGCCAGCCGCAGTACGGCCAGCCGCAGTACGGCCAGCCCCAGCAGCCGCAATACGGGCAACCCCAGTACGGGCAGCCGCAATACGGGCAGCCGGCTTACGGGCAACCCCAGTACGGGCAACCCCAGTACGGGCAGCCCGGGGCCTATCCGGCCGCGCCGGGCTACAACCCCGCCGCGTACGGCCAGCCAGGACTGGTGGCCTTCGCCAACGGTGCCCAGGCGAAGCTCGCGACGGGCATGCAGCGGTTTCTGGCCCGGCTCATCGACAGCGTGGTGTACCTCCTGCTGTACGTGATCTTCCTGGCGATCGGGATCGCCGGGTCCGGCAGCGGACTGGGGCACCTCTACGGCGTCGTGTTCTTCGCGGTGCTCGTGTACTACCTGTACGAGTCGGTCACAGTAGGCATGTCCGGTCAGACACTGGGAATGAAGGCGCTCAGTCTCAAGGTCGTCCGCGACCAGGACGGTGGCGCGATCGGGATGGGCAAGGCGTTCCTGCGCGCTCTACTTCCCACGCTCGGCCTGTTCATCTGCGGGCTGCTCGCGATTCTCATCTGGGTGTCGCCCTTCTTCGACGGCAGCAAGCGTCTGCAGGGCTGGCACGACAAGATCGCCGGCGACTTCGTCATCGCGCTGAAGTAA
- a CDS encoding DUF2752 domain-containing protein, whose translation MARSRTTALPAVPLVTAGTAVLASVGLYFVNPNTTHVPLCPFHAVTGLNCPLCGATRATYALLHGDVVTALHDNAVYVLGLPLLFWLGWRWYRATAGPDRPGASRHRLMPRAVFIALLVLLVVFGVVRNLPIGAFLSPPA comes from the coding sequence ATGGCCCGTTCGCGCACGACAGCGTTGCCCGCGGTCCCCTTGGTGACCGCGGGCACCGCCGTGCTCGCGTCCGTCGGCCTGTACTTCGTCAATCCCAACACGACCCACGTCCCGCTCTGCCCGTTCCATGCGGTGACCGGGCTGAACTGCCCGCTGTGTGGAGCGACCCGCGCCACCTACGCCCTGCTGCACGGCGACGTGGTCACAGCCCTGCACGACAACGCTGTGTACGTCCTCGGCCTGCCGCTGCTGTTCTGGTTGGGATGGCGTTGGTACCGGGCGACCGCCGGGCCCGATCGGCCCGGGGCATCCCGTCACCGCCTCATGCCCCGTGCGGTGTTCATCGCCCTGCTCGTCCTGCTCGTCGTGTTCGGCGTGGTCCGAAACCTGCCCATCGGCGCGTTCCTGTCGCCCCCGGCCTGA
- a CDS encoding SDR family NAD(P)-dependent oxidoreductase, translating to MASETTAELSGELTGCALVTGATAGIGAAFARRLAAETRDLVLVARDVDRLESAATELRRRYLIQVEVLPADLSTDDGCAVVAKRLADRANPVDTLVNNAGFGLYAPFGQAALADEERLVDLNVRAVLRLTYAALEGMRERGRGEIINVSSVAGFLPRGAAASYAAGKAWVTSFSEGLSLTLVGSGVRICAVCPGFTHTEFHQRASANMSSLPSWAWLEADQVVAEGLADARAGKPVSVPSKRYKIAVQLARFAPRGALRRVMARH from the coding sequence GTGGCATCCGAGACAACGGCGGAACTGAGCGGCGAACTGACCGGTTGCGCGCTGGTCACCGGTGCGACCGCGGGCATCGGCGCCGCGTTCGCTCGCCGACTCGCCGCCGAGACCCGGGATCTGGTGCTGGTCGCGCGGGACGTGGACCGCCTCGAGTCAGCCGCGACGGAGCTCCGGCGCCGCTACCTGATCCAGGTCGAGGTGCTCCCCGCGGACCTATCGACGGACGACGGGTGCGCCGTCGTGGCCAAGCGCCTGGCCGACCGGGCGAATCCGGTCGATACGCTCGTCAACAACGCGGGCTTCGGCCTTTACGCCCCGTTCGGCCAGGCAGCGCTCGCTGATGAAGAACGGCTCGTCGACCTCAACGTGAGGGCCGTGCTGCGACTGACCTACGCGGCCCTGGAGGGGATGCGCGAGCGAGGACGCGGCGAGATCATCAACGTCTCGTCCGTAGCCGGTTTCCTACCACGGGGTGCTGCCGCGAGTTACGCCGCCGGGAAGGCGTGGGTGACCTCGTTCAGCGAGGGGCTGTCGCTCACGCTGGTTGGGTCGGGCGTGCGGATCTGCGCCGTGTGCCCGGGATTCACGCACACCGAGTTCCACCAGCGCGCCAGCGCAAACATGAGTTCGCTGCCCTCGTGGGCCTGGTTGGAGGCTGACCAGGTCGTGGCGGAAGGGCTGGCCGACGCACGGGCCGGCAAACCGGTCAGTGTCCCGAGCAAGCGCTACAAGATCGCGGTTCAGCTGGCGCGGTTCGCGCCCCGGGGTGCCCTACGCCGGGTGATGGCTCGTCACTAG
- the pyrE gene encoding orotate phosphoribosyltransferase — MSDRDDLLNLIKELAVVHGKVILSSGQEADYYVDLRRITLHAKAAPLVGRVLRELTQDWDYEAAGGLTLGADPVGTAMLHASGGEIDSFVVRKAEKKHGMQQRVEGPSVAGRRVLVVEDVSTTGGSPLTAVEALREAGADVVGVAFIVDRGASAAIEAAGLPCRYAFSLADLGL, encoded by the coding sequence GTGAGCGACCGAGACGATCTGCTGAACCTGATCAAGGAACTGGCCGTGGTACACGGCAAGGTGATTCTGTCGTCCGGGCAGGAGGCCGACTACTACGTCGACCTGCGCCGGATCACTTTGCACGCCAAAGCCGCGCCGTTGGTCGGACGGGTCCTGCGCGAGCTGACCCAGGACTGGGACTACGAAGCGGCCGGCGGTTTGACGCTGGGGGCAGATCCGGTCGGGACCGCGATGCTGCACGCGTCCGGCGGTGAGATCGACTCCTTCGTCGTCCGCAAGGCCGAGAAGAAGCACGGCATGCAGCAGCGGGTCGAGGGACCGAGTGTGGCGGGGCGGCGCGTGCTCGTAGTCGAGGACGTGTCGACCACCGGCGGCAGTCCGCTCACAGCCGTCGAAGCGCTACGCGAGGCCGGTGCCGACGTGGTCGGGGTGGCCTTCATCGTCGACCGTGGAGCCTCCGCCGCGATCGAGGCCGCCGGGTTGCCGTGCCGCTACGCGTTCTCCCTGGCCGACCTCGGACTGTGA
- a CDS encoding TrmH family RNA methyltransferase: MSRLVPSDPPAPDRDPDDATPDLSVGVGPHPLPWPEDARLDPELLADGDRRNVIDQYRYWRLEAIVADLDTRRHHFAVAIENWQHDANIGTIVRTANAFAAREVIIVGRKRWNRRGAMVTDRYQHLRHLPTAIELADYAAAEGYTVIGIDNTPGSEPIERADLPLRALFLFGQEGPGLTAEAHELAGRTYSIAQYGSTRSINAGVAAGIAMHAWIRQHADSR, encoded by the coding sequence ATGAGCAGGCTTGTTCCGTCCGATCCGCCGGCCCCCGACCGCGATCCCGACGATGCGACCCCCGATCTGAGCGTGGGTGTCGGCCCGCATCCCTTGCCATGGCCCGAAGATGCGCGCCTGGATCCGGAACTGCTCGCCGACGGCGACCGTCGCAACGTCATCGACCAGTACCGGTACTGGCGGCTGGAGGCAATCGTCGCCGATCTCGACACCCGGCGGCACCACTTCGCAGTCGCCATCGAGAACTGGCAACACGATGCCAACATCGGCACGATCGTCCGGACCGCCAACGCCTTCGCCGCGCGCGAAGTCATCATCGTCGGTCGCAAGCGCTGGAACCGTCGCGGGGCAATGGTGACCGATCGCTACCAGCACCTGCGCCACCTGCCCACGGCGATCGAGCTGGCTGACTACGCCGCAGCCGAGGGATACACCGTGATCGGCATCGACAACACCCCCGGATCCGAGCCGATCGAACGCGCCGACTTGCCGCTGCGGGCGCTGTTCCTCTTCGGCCAGGAGGGCCCGGGCTTGACCGCCGAAGCCCATGAACTGGCCGGACGGACGTACTCGATCGCGCAGTACGGCTCCACCCGGTCGATCAACGCCGGGGTCGCGGCCGGCATCGCTATGCACGCCTGGATCCGCCAGCACGCCGACTCCCGTTGA
- a CDS encoding FAD-binding dehydrogenase — protein sequence MVQTAFTADVIVVGAGLAGLVATAELADAGKKVILLDQEPEQSLGGQAFWSFGGLFLVNSPEQRRLRIKDSAELAMQDWLGTAGFDRDTDYWPRLWAEAYVDFAAGEKRSWLHDQGVRFFPVVGWAERGGYLATGHGNSVPRFHVTWGTGPAVIAPFVRRVRAAEEAGLVQLRFRHQVNELATTGATVTGVRGSILQPSAVARGQSSSREAVGSFDLAAQAVIVTSGGIGGNHELVRANWPARLGEPPTTMVAGVPDHVDGRMLGITGEAGGRIVNEDRMWHYTEGLRNWDPIWPGHGIRILPGPSSLWFDARGQRLPVPLFPGFDTLGTLEHIMKTGFDYSWFVLTRTIIEKEFTLSGSEQNPDLTGKSVRDVLGRVRGGAPGPVQAFLDHGADFVTDPTVEGLVAKMNALVGTQRVDVLDLRRQIEARDREIDNRFTKDLQVTAIRGARQYLGDRLTRVAAPHRILDPKAGPLIAVKLNILTRKSLGGLETDLSARVLTAAGSPLAGLYAAGEAAGFGGGGMHGYRSLEGTFLGGCLFSGRTAGRSAAAAL from the coding sequence ATGGTCCAGACTGCCTTCACCGCGGATGTCATCGTCGTCGGCGCCGGCCTGGCGGGGCTGGTGGCGACGGCTGAGCTCGCCGACGCCGGCAAGAAGGTGATCCTGCTCGACCAGGAACCGGAGCAGTCGCTGGGCGGTCAGGCCTTCTGGTCCTTCGGTGGCCTCTTCCTGGTCAACTCGCCCGAACAGCGCCGGTTGCGGATCAAGGACTCAGCCGAACTGGCCATGCAGGACTGGCTCGGTACCGCAGGCTTCGATCGGGACACCGACTACTGGCCGCGGCTGTGGGCCGAGGCCTACGTCGACTTCGCCGCGGGCGAGAAGCGATCGTGGTTGCACGACCAGGGCGTCCGGTTCTTCCCCGTGGTCGGTTGGGCCGAGCGCGGGGGTTACCTGGCGACCGGGCATGGCAATTCCGTGCCGCGTTTCCACGTGACCTGGGGGACGGGTCCGGCGGTGATCGCCCCGTTCGTGCGCCGGGTGCGAGCGGCTGAGGAAGCCGGCCTCGTCCAGTTGCGCTTCCGCCACCAGGTGAACGAACTGGCCACAACCGGGGCAACGGTGACCGGTGTCCGGGGAAGCATCCTGCAACCTTCGGCCGTGGCACGTGGGCAGAGCTCGTCGCGTGAGGCCGTCGGCTCTTTCGACCTCGCCGCCCAGGCCGTGATCGTGACCAGCGGCGGGATCGGCGGCAACCACGAGCTGGTTCGGGCGAACTGGCCGGCCCGGTTGGGGGAGCCGCCGACGACGATGGTCGCTGGGGTGCCGGATCACGTCGACGGTCGGATGCTGGGGATCACCGGCGAGGCCGGCGGCCGGATCGTGAACGAGGACCGGATGTGGCATTACACCGAGGGCCTGCGGAACTGGGACCCGATCTGGCCGGGCCACGGGATCCGGATCCTGCCGGGGCCGTCCTCGCTGTGGTTCGATGCGCGCGGGCAGCGGTTGCCGGTCCCGCTCTTTCCGGGCTTCGACACCCTGGGGACGCTGGAACACATCATGAAGACCGGCTTCGACTACAGCTGGTTCGTGCTGACGCGCACGATCATCGAGAAGGAATTCACGCTGTCGGGATCGGAACAGAATCCCGATCTGACCGGCAAGTCGGTGCGGGACGTGCTCGGCCGGGTGCGTGGCGGCGCTCCCGGTCCGGTGCAGGCCTTTCTCGATCACGGAGCTGATTTCGTCACCGATCCGACGGTGGAGGGTCTGGTGGCGAAGATGAACGCCTTGGTCGGGACGCAGCGGGTGGACGTGCTGGACCTGCGCCGCCAAATCGAGGCCCGCGACCGGGAGATCGACAATCGATTCACCAAGGATCTGCAGGTGACCGCGATCCGGGGGGCCCGTCAGTACCTCGGCGACAGGCTCACCCGGGTCGCTGCTCCGCACCGGATCCTGGATCCGAAAGCCGGCCCGCTCATCGCTGTGAAGCTGAATATCCTCACCCGGAAATCCCTCGGTGGCTTGGAGACCGACCTGTCGGCCCGAGTGCTCACAGCCGCCGGATCACCCTTGGCCGGCCTGTACGCGGCGGGCGAGGCGGCTGGTTTCGGGGGTGGCGGCATGCACGGTTACCGGTCGCTGGAGGGCACGTTCCTCGGCGGCTGCCTCTTCTCCGGACGGACCGCCGGCCGCTCCGCCGCCGCGGCCCTCTGA
- a CDS encoding gamma-glutamyltransferase family protein: protein MTTRPELIGSFGMVASTHWLASAAGMSVLERGGNAFDAAVAAGFTLQIVEPHLNGPGGDMPAVVHSVADARPWVICGQGVAPRAATIDRFTDLGLSLVPGSGPLAATVPGAFGAWTTMLERWGSWELSDVLAPALHYAEAGFPLLATTRHTIESVRTLFLDHWPTSAATWLDAGTTPKGRTWRSPGTAATYRRVLREAVGSTREARIGAARRAWYDGFVAEAIDAFGRKAFRDTSGRNHAGLLTADDLAAWHAGVEDPVSVDYAGRFEVFKTAAWGQGPVLLQQLRLVEAAGIHDLQAGSADWVHLVTEASKLAFADREAWYGDSPDVPVQALLSGQYAAERAALIGDVASHQLRPGRVEGRNPVLAELPEASGGAPGVGEPTLGQLPGAGPSSGDTCHVDVVDRWGNLVSATPSGGWLQSAPVIAELGFCLGTRAQMFFLQPGLPNSLRPGVRPRTTLTPSLAYRDGSPWLAFGTPGGDQQDQWQLVFFARVAAAEAAAEAPGTGGARVDLQQIIDEPMFHHNHAPSSFYPRDAHPAELIAEDRLGDDVLNELARRGHDVVRVGDWRLGRLSAAAYERGPDGIELRAAANPRGSQGYAAGR, encoded by the coding sequence ATGACAACGCGCCCAGAGCTGATCGGTTCGTTCGGCATGGTGGCCAGCACGCACTGGCTCGCGTCGGCGGCCGGAATGAGCGTCCTCGAGCGCGGCGGCAATGCCTTCGACGCCGCGGTAGCCGCCGGGTTCACCCTGCAGATCGTCGAGCCGCATCTCAACGGTCCCGGCGGCGACATGCCGGCCGTGGTGCACAGCGTGGCGGACGCCCGTCCGTGGGTGATCTGCGGGCAGGGGGTCGCTCCGCGGGCCGCCACGATCGACCGTTTCACGGACCTGGGACTGTCCCTGGTGCCGGGCAGCGGGCCGCTGGCCGCGACCGTCCCGGGGGCCTTCGGCGCGTGGACGACGATGCTCGAACGTTGGGGTAGCTGGGAACTGTCCGACGTCCTGGCGCCCGCACTGCACTACGCCGAGGCCGGTTTCCCGCTGCTGGCCACGACCAGGCACACGATCGAGTCCGTCCGAACGCTGTTCCTGGACCATTGGCCGACCTCGGCCGCGACCTGGCTCGATGCCGGGACAACCCCGAAGGGACGGACGTGGCGGTCTCCGGGCACGGCCGCGACCTATCGCCGGGTGCTGCGCGAGGCCGTCGGGTCCACCCGCGAAGCCCGGATCGGCGCGGCGCGGCGGGCCTGGTACGACGGCTTCGTCGCCGAGGCCATCGATGCCTTCGGCCGGAAGGCCTTCCGCGACACCTCCGGTCGCAACCACGCGGGCCTGCTCACCGCCGACGACCTGGCCGCCTGGCACGCCGGTGTCGAGGACCCGGTGTCGGTCGATTACGCCGGGCGGTTCGAAGTGTTCAAGACCGCCGCGTGGGGCCAGGGCCCGGTGCTCCTGCAGCAACTGCGGCTGGTGGAGGCCGCGGGGATCCACGACCTCCAGGCCGGCTCCGCCGACTGGGTGCACCTGGTCACCGAGGCCTCCAAGCTCGCCTTCGCCGATCGGGAGGCGTGGTACGGGGACAGTCCGGACGTGCCGGTGCAGGCGCTGCTGTCGGGGCAGTACGCCGCCGAGCGGGCGGCACTCATCGGCGACGTGGCCAGCCACCAGCTACGGCCAGGGCGAGTCGAGGGTCGCAACCCCGTTCTGGCCGAGCTTCCCGAGGCTTCCGGTGGGGCTCCGGGCGTCGGTGAGCCGACACTCGGCCAGCTGCCTGGCGCCGGCCCGTCCTCCGGAGACACCTGCCATGTCGACGTCGTGGACCGCTGGGGCAACCTGGTCTCGGCCACGCCCAGCGGCGGATGGCTGCAGAGCGCGCCGGTCATCGCCGAACTCGGCTTCTGCCTGGGCACCCGGGCTCAGATGTTCTTCCTACAGCCGGGACTGCCCAACTCCCTGCGTCCCGGAGTCCGCCCCCGCACCACGCTGACCCCGTCATTGGCCTACCGCGACGGAAGTCCGTGGCTGGCCTTCGGGACCCCTGGTGGCGACCAGCAAGATCAGTGGCAGCTGGTGTTCTTCGCACGGGTGGCCGCCGCCGAAGCCGCCGCCGAAGCCCCCGGCACCGGCGGCGCGCGCGTCGATCTGCAGCAGATCATCGACGAACCGATGTTCCACCACAACCATGCCCCGTCCTCGTTCTACCCGAGAGACGCTCACCCGGCGGAGCTGATCGCCGAGGATCGGCTGGGGGACGACGTCCTGAACGAGCTGGCACGACGAGGCCACGACGTGGTTCGCGTGGGCGACTGGCGGCTGGGCCGACTGTCCGCGGCGGCCTATGAGCGAGGCCCGGACGGGATCGAGCTGCGGGCGGCCGCGAACCCCCGCGGCTCACAGGGCTACGCCGCCGGACGTTGA